The following are from one region of the Trichoplusia ni isolate ovarian cell line Hi5 chromosome 1, tn1, whole genome shotgun sequence genome:
- the LOC113496685 gene encoding ubiquinone biosynthesis protein COQ9, mitochondrial-like isoform X2, whose protein sequence is MSRLQTIIRSLKNGRRILGPIASISVNNSHGIRSYSQIEVQKDAKLPMPLPVSTQNEQENEDTKYEENIKNSILNHALEFVPKSGWSVESLSSGAKAAGYPTITHGLFPNGGGDLVHYFNIKCNEQLVEQMKTWPKMELKGTTVPSQFIENAIMTRLTMIDPFKSTWPKAMAIQTMPNNVSNCLATLLSLVDDICYHSGDRSVDFNWYTRRVGLAGIYKAAELFYLTDNTPNSSATRGFVASRIRDAQLIQAALNLNPVAAAPQTLTAAFTTAKNILGINTLK, encoded by the exons aTGAGCAGGTTACAGACAATTATTCGCT cTTTGAAGAATGGCCGTAGAATCCTTGGTCCAATTGCCTCTATTTCCGTCAATAATTCACATGGAATTCGAAGTTATTCACAAATCGAAGTTCAGAAGGATGCTAAACTGCCTATGCCCTTACCCGTCTCGACACAAAACGAACAAGAAAATGAAGATACCAAATacgaagaaaatataaaaaacagcaTTTTAAATCATGCTCTAGAATTTGTACCCAAGAGCGGATGGTCTGTAGAGTCCTTAAGCTCTGGTGCTAAAGCGGCGGGCTATCCAACTATTACCCACGGGCTCTTTCCAAATGGGGGTGGTGATTTAGTccattatttcaatattaaatgtaatgaacAATTAGTGGAACAAATGAAAAct TGGCCGAAAATGGAACTGAAAGGGACAACAGTACCAAGTCAGTTCATAGAAAATGCTATTATGACAAGATTAACGATGATTGACCCATTCAA GAGTACATGGCCTAAAGCTATGGCTATTCAAACAATGCCTAACAATGTATCAAACTGCTTAGCTACATTATTATCACTTGTTGATGACATATGTTACCACTCAGGAGACAGAAGCGTTGAT TTCAATTGGTATACTCGCCGAGTAGGTTTGGCAGGAATATATAAAGCAGCAGAATTATTTTACCTTACTGATAACACCCCGAACAGCAGTGCCACAAGAGGTTTTGTTGCATCTCGTATTCGCGATGCCCAGTTAATTCAAGCAGCGTTAAATTTGAATCCTGTTGCAGCGGCGCCACAGACATTAACTGCAGCGTTTACAACG GCTAAAAACATCCTTGGAATTAACACACTGAAGTAA
- the LOC113496685 gene encoding glomulin-like isoform X1 has translation MSKSIDVVNLISTLLDNGKYKEALNVPNEERLAESFKDNCWDIISVIIGKIQDDTVVIKPSLYGTCEQLLTIISEKSAPEEALLEFIEQIELAKNDAQFGLILPSLQDLLRRLSLKRGRSLEWCLNSISTYIEHIPIPEHHLEGQERLLMDSDPNFRRITKVYSLLPSFYRYFITELNTAAPSNEKTKHILTAFLISLLGKPMVFIDLDPQTNKQSEARKSCSTIVQDICLMEKDVFKFLAHVEICYKESKNPTSRDSNDDEKSPYEHREKINMTTLSSFFYAALSGHFALPDLAIPQVYSAHYVHHNVMLCVVHLLSFVEYSPLAKGMALCEAIFYNITSPLSQQLLTTVHFDMCKGLVNVAIYSSYESLRKRSVALIGSHINKFDYKGRCALVQYLIKISNHSGMIGYAITLYKNSINEAFKEPRLDECFTGPQFSNMLKKICFLPHGAESDLVELADQIITSLNFLRYLTIKDTENLTGIHSCFPYVEDTYLEQLRLGLNMSKAHYEVKLKDIEEGKNLPEEKLNVSINVGGNVLDNIPKENKKEIICSALNAFHLIEGLIARLSECINVSKMQGLKMNCD, from the coding sequence aTGAGTAAAAGTATAGATGTGGTGAATTTAATTTCCACCTTGTTGGATAACGGAAAATATAAAGAAGCTCTTAATGTTCCAAATGAAGAGAGGCTAGCTGAAAGTTTCAAAGATAATTGCTGGGATATAATATCAGTAATTATTGGTAAAATTCAGGATGATACTGTTGTTATAAAACCATCATTGTATGGAACATGTGAGCAATTGTTAACAATTATCAGTGAGAAATCTGCGCCTGAAGAAGCATTATTGGAATTTATAGAACAGATTGAACTAGCTAAAAATGATGCTCAATTTGGTCTTATTTTACCATCATTGCAAGACTTACTGAGAAGGTTATCCTTAAAAAGGGGAAGATCTTTGGAATGGTGCCTAAATTCCATAAGCACATATATTGAACATATTCCCATACCTGAGCATCATTTAGAAGGTCAAGAAAGATTGTTAATGGATTCTGATCCAAATTTTAGAAGGATTACAAAAGTCTATAGCCTGTTACCttcattttatagatattttatcaCTGAATTGAATACAGCAGCACCATCTaatgagaaaacaaaacacatattAACTGCATTTTTAATTAGTCTCCTTGGGAAACCAATGGTTTTCATAGATTTGGATCCTCAGACTAATAAACAAAGTGAGGCAAGAAAAAGCTGTTCAACTATTGTGCAAGATATTTGTTTGATGGAAAAAGATGTATTCAAGTTTCTTGCACATGTAGAAATATGTTATAAAGAAAGTAAGAACCCGACTAGCAGAGATAGTAATGATGATGAAAAGTCCCCATATGAACACCGagagaaaattaatatgacaACATTGTCTTCATTCTTCTATGCTGCATTATCAGGACATTTTGCATTACCTGACCTAGCAATTCCACAAGTGTACAGTGCACATTATGTTCATCATAATGTTATGCTTTGTGTTGTACACCTGTTAAGTTTTGTTGAATATAGCCCTTTAGCAAAGGGAATGGCGTTATGTGAAGCCATATTTTACAATATCACTAGCCCATTGTCGCAGCAGCTACTCACAACAGTACACTTTGATATGTGCAAGGGATTAGTGAATGTGGCCATCTACTCCAGTTACGAGAGTTTACGTAAGCGTTCTGTAGCATTGATTGGaagtcatataaataaatttgattataaGGGAAGATGTGCACTAGttcaatatttgattaaaatatccAATCACTCAGGCATGATTGGTTATGCCATAACTCTgtataaaaattcaattaatgaAGCTTTCAAAGAACCAAGATTGGATGAATGCTTCACTGGACCTCAGTTTTCAAATATGTTGAAGAAAATATGCTTCTTACCACATGGTGCTGAGTCAGATCTTGTTGAACTAGCTGATCAAATTATTACGTCATTGAATTTCCTGAGATACTTGACTATAAAAGATACTGAAAACCTGACTGGTATTCATAGTTGTTTTCCCTATGTGGAAGATACTTATTTAGAACAACTGAGATTAGGTTTAAACATGTCCAAAGCTCACTACGAAGTTAAACTAAAAGACATTGAAGAAGGGAAAAATTTACCTGAAGAAAAACTGAATGTCTCCATTAATGTAGGCGGAAATGTTCTGGACAATATACCTAAGGAAAACAAGAAGGAAATAATATGTTCTGCATTAAATGCTTTTCATCTTATTGAAGGCCTCATTGCTCGACTGTCTGAGTGTATTAATGTTAGCAAAATGCAAGGGTTAAAAATGAATTGTGATTAA
- the LOC113496702 gene encoding suppressor of cytokine signaling 4-like, translated as MNKNYERCTHCNRRKWLATGCLRKWLKPLECKHLQRTVDNKRDFNNTDIVNGVFLPDRKPSVNTNKFVKFWKNKLFITGNVRSLQRYFGNKNNGGEHLCSLNKCSDASTSSDKRVIVASAYETKKDIQLSKQAVKCQHSEGHSVLRGHHQHASIETCAIYCQLSKHGWYWGGITSSEAEELLAGQHDNVFLVRDSCDSRHILCVSFRCVGRTLHARLRHANGLFSLNNETFVPANRISEHCAAVDVKSNLFEMPVKLARPLNRFAKLDSLQMICRFVIRQTVSAHVWSKLPLPPNLISYVSIGSDYIVPS; from the exons atgaataaaaactatgaaaGATGCACTCATTGCAACCGACGCAAATGGCTGGCTACAGGTTGTCTACGCAAGTGGTTAAAGCCACTGGAATGTAAACATTTACAGCGAACTGTTGATAACAAAAGGGATTTTAACAACACAGATATCGTTAACGGTGTGTTTTTACCAGATCGAAAACCTTCCgtcaacacaaataaatttgtgaagTTTTGGAAAAACAAGTTGTTTATTACTGGTAATGTCAGATCTTTGCAAAGATATTTcggcaataaaaacaatggtgGCGAACATTTATGCAGTCTAAATAAATGTAGCGATGCATCGACATCGTCCGACAAGAGAGTTATTGTGGCTTCTGCATATGAAACTAAAAAGGATATTCAACTTAGTAAGCAAGCTGTCAAATGTCAACACTCAGAAGGGCATTCAGTACTACGAGGACACCACCAACATGCATCTATTGAAACCTGCGCCATATACTGCCAGTTATCAAA GCATGGCTGGTACTGGGGTGGTATAACCTCAAGTGAGGCTGAAGAGCTGCTAGCTGGTCAGCATGACAATGTGTTCTTAGTCAGGGACTCATGTGACTCCCGCCATATACTTTGTGTATCATTCCGTTGTGTTGGTCGCACCCTCCATGCTCGACTGCGACATGCTAATGGACTTTTTTCTCTGAACAATGAAACATTTGTACCAGCTAATAGAATATCAGAACACTGTGCAGCTGTTGATGTGAAATCAAACCTGTTTGAGATGCCAGTCAAATTAGCAAGACCATTAAACag ATTTGCAAAACTGGACTCTTTACAAATGATCTGCAGATTTGTTATCAGACAAACTGTATCAGCACATGTCTGGAGCAAGTTGCCTCTGCCCCCAAACTTAATATCCTATGTATCTATTGGCAGTGATTATATTGTACCATCATAG